In the genome of Rhopalosiphum padi isolate XX-2018 chromosome 1, ASM2088224v1, whole genome shotgun sequence, the window CGGGACACTCAGCTGTCAAAATTTCTTCCACTATTCAGTGggaataaatttttataattcataaagggcttaatgtataaaagtaaaaatccgCTAggttaacttaaattataaaattattatttaatgttttaataatattaataattttaatattttaacaatacaattattaaatttggtttttgaatgagttttttattgttatactagTGTGGACGTGTTTTTCtatgatcattatttttaaattaagtttaaaatatgttttttctcTTCACAGGCATTTCCATTGtaaagtagtaaaaaatatCCCAATTCCTCAAAAAACATCCATTAGGgaaaatgtaaacatattacatatattaaagttggaataaatattgaatattataaataaaaattatttagttaattgttATGAATCTTATTATAGTAAGCAACTTGTACTTTTAGGTTCTCCTAATCTTACCCAGTTCTATTATTAAACATGGCAATGCACAAATTATGCACAATAATTTGACTCCGCCACTCAGGGTAAACAAATGAGGAACAAACTATAcataatcaaaaaattgaataggCAATGCGAAACTGTCTCATAAAAAGGTCTAAATTATCAATAGTGACCACTGATCAACTAGTTGGTACCAAGTTTTAATAATTGACGGCGACGAAACAGTTGATAGAATCATTGGTTTCAGGCAACATTAACACAGGAGTACAAGACCATCAATCATCAtgatcttaaataattttttcaagacCGTCATACAATCTCTTCGGTACTATAAAATTCTGTATTATGTTGATATATCCTGATATAATGACACCCATCTGCTAACTGCTACAAGTATCATATCTACTAAACATCAAATTCTAGTCCGTAGAACACTAACATCGTGctattacagtattacctaCATCTATTCTGTGATCATGTAAAGCCTCCAAACAAATGTAAGCAAATCGAATCGATCTACTTTCGCTTCTATCGTGTTCTATGCATGtcgcataataaaaaaaaagttgggtAAAAAGTTTTTTCTTGTCGTGGTTGTCTTCTATTCTACGATTGTATCTATATAGCCTGTAGAATGTAGATTAGACTATTACTGGTCTATTAGAGATTTAGAGAACCGTAGTAACGACACCCAAGGTGGAttgatatgtttatatttttttatcaaaccacCTTGCGTACACCACcacacaaacaattattttcagaGATAAGTGTAAAGAACCACACTGtatattgtgattattttacattatcattatattttatcaaatgtaatttaatatcaatacatcGTTCttgtttacctatatattaatatatcatagttttagccgattataaaatatattattcgtattgtaatatagtgtatttataaaattgtgctCATGTAATACATTTCATATGAAATACAAATCATATTCACCATCAAATCGTTATTCGTTAAACAAAATTGCAGTTTAATCATctctttaattaatattatcttatttaaaagATGTGTAATAATACCAAAGAAGAAGACATTGTTGAAAAATGGGGTTTGCCATTGAAAGAATTATATACATTGGCGCTTAAGTTTTTCAAGGGTAtgtcaaaagttttttttaatgtaagaaATGTCACTCATTCCATTAGTTTAAGACACAACTtgactatatttaaattttgatacataaaaattcttaataaattagtTGGTATCCTTtgcttgttttaattttttcttttttttctataacttttatttgaaatacataatcTGTAATTATAGTTACAATAAGTATAGAGAGAAGAACCAAGGCATGAAAGCTTGAGAAGAGTAGCTACCTAACGGTAACACTCAGACGTGATATAACTtaatatgattgtatatttttaattttacttaaaaaaaaaaaaagttaatttattccTAAATCTGGAGTACCAATCTATTTTctcgaatataaatataatttattaattttttggaaTTATTGGAAAAGTATTTAGAATCATATGTTTATTACTAGTTATTGctacttacttattattttgctttttcttcattcaaatatatttttttaatagttttggtGATCTTTCTAATCaatcatcaatatttatactgttCCCTAAATTTGtctttcttaaatatattttaaatctttacaaatagtacattagtacctaactaccataatttataaattatataccgtATATACTTATGATTAAAATGTCAATGTACTTAAGTATTACTTCTGTTTTCTtttgtatttaacaaaaaataaaattaacaattttttatattttgaaaatagtcataattactttattatttattattttgtagaaaaaGAAGGTAAAgctatacattttacttatgacgataaattaaaacttgttGCATATACACGTCAAGTTAGTCATGGAAAGTTAGATGAATCAAAATTGCCACCTTTAGGTGTATTTGATGTTATTGGAAGAGACCGGAGGTAAATCAAATCTATATTGATACTTcagatatttgtatttaagaatatcaaaattgtatagattaGCGTGGCAAGCACTTGGTGACATGTCAACAGAAAACTCAAtggttaattttgttaaattggtGAATAAagaatgtattttattcaaacatacTGTTGAAGCATATAAAGCTGATTTGATTGAACAGAAACGGATTACGTAACTATTATTTAGTaatgctattaaaattatatttatatactataatttaatttgtataatatttaagtgatgaaaatatgaaaaaagaaCAAGAAGAGCTAGAAAAACAACTTGCATTAatggaattaaaacaaaaagacGAAGAAGAAAGGTGTAGACAAGAAAATaccaagtaattaaaatatttatattgaatacaatttttgtaaagattctaatttattaattaatattttagacaacTCATTCAAGAAGCTTTAAATAAGCAGACCTATAGCCAGTTTTTAACTTATGCTCAAAATCAATTTCCAAATAATCCAGATGaagtaatgatttattatttattaactaatttatttaatgttttttttaaatagagtaCAAATATTTGGTGCTCTTGTTATTAGTGGCGCACACTAGAGGGTTCTAAGGTAGCAGTTGCTACCTCTGAAATTAttgacttaaaatttttatggtACTTTCAtgcaaatatgatatttaaattgacaCAGGCActgttattaatacatttgacaATTATAGCACCTTATAAAAAAAGCATTATTGTACtaatttccatttatttattatacagcaGTATGTAACAGTGCCTCAGTGagcatacatttaattattaagcctggaaataatcatattaaaaataaaataataatatttgttattattgaagTTTTACTTATAGTaaaccatttatattttatatattttaatattaagtttaaataaaaaaattgtatataaattgtaattttaaatttaatatattataaatattaaagttataattattaataaggcTTAGTTAGAAGATGTCAGTTAAGAGGGTGTGGTGGCAAAGCCTCCATGGATCTGTTTTTTGAAGGCAATTTGGTGGGtggtatatttttcattgaacaTGTTACCCCTATTTATATTTGAGTGTGTATCACTCAGTAGCGCAATTATAGGGATTGTTGGGTGTACAATTCACAGGGGCCCCTAGATTAAAAATTTCATGTACGATATTCCGATATTCCTACTATAATCTgtaatatacacaaattatattattagttttaatataataaataatattatggcttTACTCTTTTGAATTTAGTGAAACCACTTAAGTGTATCTTAACACAGATAATACACTAGTACAGTATAGGGACCGGAATGCGAGCATAGAGTATAGAAAATACCAGTTTGGGAAACGCTGATATAAGCAATTGatgaatttttaagtatctacagttattcgcaacaaaataataacataatgtttcatagaaatcataattttactcttagttatactactattttgttaaaatttaaacttatgataattataaaaaatatttatgaaattacgttaaaatttttttttttaatttagtaataactTACCTATaagaaactttgtattaaaatttcaattcttatgtaaaaatattaaaaattctatacatttttaacttttataataatttgtaagtttttacaattttttcaaatttcttactttaaatacttattaaaaagtattgtgactttgtattttcgatatttcTATGTTGGTGTATAAATAGCTTATTATAATCGTACAGTAGCcgtacaaaaaaattttaaaatatatgatagacATAACATTAATCCTTAAAAtggaataaaaatcaaaaaaacaacaaatttattaGATCGCCTATTAGAAAAGGAATGGTGCTGGTAAATTAATGCagtacacaataatttattaaaattcgatTGGGGTAAAGTAAAATCTATTATTCTTGGAAAGTACTTTAATACttgaaaatgataattatcagcaaaaataattatgctaaatgataaaataatgtaattaattattaggtaataagtGACATTTAACAGTATTTGGTGGGTATCATTAATGTATcatacaatacaaaaaattacatattttactttaatatttattagaaatgtataatgttGAAACAATCCAAACATGTTATTTATAGCAAGCTGTACTTGTAAGACAATTACAAGAACAACATTATCATCAATACATGCAACAGTTACAACAAAACTATGAACCCGGTAAAGAATTAGAAATAACAACTAATTCTGTAACTGTTCCTGAAGATAAGATTATTGAACACGAGAGTATCTGTAATGAACAATGTGAAAATGGACACTGTCTTTCTGgagaatgtatatatttaattgatttcttACACAAtttgtttagtaattttttttttttataggctcTGTTCAAACATTGTTTCCTGCTTCAATGTGGACAAGAAAAgatattgatgaatttaaagcTAATTTACTACGAGAAGGTGGAGAAGCTGTTATTAAAGTAAATCACGGAGAAACAGTTacggtaaacattttaattaccaaaGGATAGGAACATTTTatcatagaaaattattaattgtttttttaaaatgagaaacaatttaaagaatttattatattgtttattttgtaatcCTGTAGGTTAGAGTTCCTACAGCTGAAGGTGGCAACTGCGTATTTTGGGAGTTTGCAACCGATGGTCATGATATAGGTTTTGGTGTTTACTTTGAATGGGTTAAACCTAGTTCTAGTCAAGTTTCCGTGCATGTATCTGAGAGTGAAGATGATGATTGTGACGACTTGGAAGACGATGATGACGGTAATATCAGTCaaggtataaatatgtatattgaattaATGAATGATGCCAGGGCCGTATTTAGGGGAGAGATGAGTTTGAGGACTGCAGTCCTCAGGCCCCAccgttttgtaattatttaacattaaatacagaaaaatgtattatagaacTAATACTATTGGTACATATACTTTGGCCCATGAGAGAACCCACCTAAGAGGTGACCAAAATGAATTCAAACTCATGTATCTCCCACCAATTTTATGTAGTGATTGTGTTGGTGTTGTTTAACATCAGTTGCTGCTTATCAGTCTACATGCACTAAACGGGTGTGTTCTATTGAGGATCAGGGTATAGTTTATGAGTAGCgagatgaaaatattaaatattatttaataatcataaaatgtgGTATcttgtatatagtttatttaaggCCAACAATATACCTAAATTCACCACTGAATGATGCCGAtttctttacataatattaactatcaAAAACTccctaatgtttaaaatattgtagtcatatgacttaaacaaaaaaataatgtgtttaaatgtatcatataaatatatgtatgtgaataattatttgtattagatTTACTTCATGAATTAGAACAAAATGGTGTTACAATTaaagacataaaaaaaagtaatcagATGAATCGACCgccattatcaataataataccagTATACCGAAGAGATTGTCACAAGGAAGTATATGCTGGAAGTCATGTATATCCTGGGGAAGgagtttatttacttaaatttgatAACTCCTATAGTTTATGGAGgtcaaaaacattgtattatagaatatactactctcaataatgtattaattttgttctgtataaaatatcaacCAATATATTAGTCagcttaaaatgttataatcttataaacagcttatttttaatccaaattattgttgaaataacTGAACCaacaatatagtatacctacataaaaatatgattcaaataatagttttaattattcaataatattttgaatcaatatttatataatatgcaaaaaataaagttatatagcATTAAGCTGCTACCTctaaaaatcacaataaattttgaaaacatcTATAGAAATCATTAATTTGCTTATCCATCTAACATATTacgttattttaagtttaaatatttatttgttatttattagtgCACACTAAAAATGATtgctatataaagtatattttataagaaatatctataaactgtatattttaagataaggaaaaataattcatatttattattataatataaaactaataactattaaatccaaagttatacctattgtaaatattttagctaaaataaaagaattttaagtagcaattcaattttttttgtattgcaatgttatttaatttaatatttattattattaaactatatattacgtatctttttaatgttttcgaaggatttaaaatgttttcagaaaaataaattgcttgttaaatatttgtatttattcatcAAGGTTGCTTAGTTTATTATATGAAGAAGAATaatagcttataaaatatataatattttacctaacctataaacaaaaatataaatatttattaattatagcaaggaatattacttaatttgtatattttatatttatttcaagtatctaatttataaacatttattaacttttatccGATCATGTaagaatatctatataaaaaattaatggttagtaattttatactaagattctaataatagtattaaacttaaaaaatactacttaaagctaattataattatgtaatgttttattaattatttgtatatcctatatacttaagtatttaattgaaatttgaacCCAGTCATGTtaggattaattttaaatgtaaataaatatttatatattaactgtactgtatattatataaattattaaaaattacatatatactacctattgattttaataattatttatttattaaaaatttacaatttcccTTTTTTATACAAAGCATTCGAGTATAAAGTACAGccagtataggtaataatgtagattataatatagcaaGACGCTCAAGACactaattatatagaaataatgacaaatacaatagaataagaataaaaacaaaacagaaCTATTATCAATGGTGGTGGCTTCATTTGAAAGTGATATAATACGTTTCAGAAGCTCATTTTGTAAATAGTTTGTGGTGAATCAAGGAATATGGAAGATATTTTGAAAACGAGATATATGgtactttaaaattgattaaaaatatctaagatCTTGAGAGAGTAAAATGATTTGTCTAAAAAgaccataaatacatttttaatttaaaattttcttgcATTCAGGAAGGATAGGTAGTTTAAGTAAACTTGAGGTATTGATACAATTGTGATCTAAATAAAGAATTCCAAGCACAAAACAAGCAAATCTCAAAAGTTAGTATTGTATACGCTGAAGTTCATCAGGATCAGCAACAGTATAAGGATCCCAGAGTACTGATCCATATTCTAAAATAGGATGTATATTAAAGCAAACTATGTTATTAAgctttgtattttgtaaatacttttatattctgATTTgagtgaatatattaattttacttatgatatttttttttggtcagtatacataataagtattagaaaaaaataaatatttttttataaatgtcaataaaaaaatgtaatactaagtTTTTGTAAATTGTTCTTATTCACTAAAGACAAGTACTAAGTAAGCAAATagtagtaatacatttttaagaatcaCATTGTTGAGTTTTATCTCaaagttgtttatttatttatgataatattctcAAGTGATGATTTATTGTTTAAGAAAGACAATCAAACCTGACAAGTATCTAtattagtagtaatagtaggtactataccaattttacatttattaaattttacaaaatatttccattatcaaatattatacagtacaataattatttacattacattgtacaataaaaatataaaatactgtagATAGGaactaacaatattaattgataCTATAGTATCCAAAAgaccattaaatattatgtagtgtttcttatgtaatatatttaaaggtttattattttatgaaaataacatactttattaaaactttaaataattttacatatatttgaatcatataattttatttttattttcataaaaaaaaaaacatttgaaatttggttacacaaaataaaaaatagttgcataataaatagttatttaccaAAAATTATAAGGTATTATACCTTTAGGTTTTTCAATGTAACCTACTTGAATAACTTTActgataaatgtttttaatcttTGTACTGGACCTCCACAACCAATTGGTGTAACTTCATCAATCTTTTTCATATAATTGGTATTTATGTATTCCAGCATTTTGATAAATTGTCTTCCATAAGCTTGTTTAAGTTCATAACCAGTAATTATcagtatttcatgtaataaaatGGCTGTAACATCTAATTGGGGAACTAAATTAACAGTTGCTGCGATCAACATCCAGGCTTGTCCAATACCTAAAGCTTTACCACTCTTGGATTCAGTTACTATGATTGCTGCAAATAATCTTACAATACCAGTCATTCTTTTTACATACTTATCCTGTTTCTCAACAACTCCATTTGTATAGTTataacataatgatttataaaattcctCATCAGTTTCTTCATTTGTTTTTACAGCATTGTATGGGATAAGACAAggacatttttgtttaaatcttGCATATAACAAAATACCAAAATCTGGATGAATTTTCCAAAGTTCTGTAACAATTGAAGCAACTTCAAAACCAGTTTCTGTTTTTACACTAACCACTTGCTctccaatatttattatttttttagccaATGTATCTTTACAAAATATCAATGCTTCTGGATGACTATTTGCTGTTACAGTAGAATTACCAGTTTTCACTGTTTTACACTTCAATAATGCATCAAGTTTCTCAAATTTATCTTTCATATGCCAAGAAGAAATTGAAGATATACTATTAACTGgtgtattaattgattttattaattcttgTCTCAAAGGTTTTAGGTTATCATCACAAAGAAAAGAAgaatacatattttcaatttttttcaaatattcctGAATAGATAGatgattttctaaaaattgtttgtattcatCCTCAaaattataagaacaatttttcataatagtttCGGGATTAGAATCTTTATTGATTCTAAAAGAAAAATCTGAGATATTAGTACTAATatctttaatcatatttttattactgttaaatttaaaagtgaagAATTCGTCAGACTTGACAACAGAATTTTCAttctttttaaatgaaaaattttgtatttcatttttagttttttcacaattattttttgtttcaagaACGTTTTTTTCTAATATCTGGTTTTGATGACAATTTTCATtgcttttaagtatattttcagttgatatattatcattcttttcatttttatgacCATCAGTTCTAAATGAAACATCTTTAACTTGAAATTCTAATaacttttcatttaataattgaatatttagttGAAGTTGATTGATAGTCAAAATATCTTGTTCATTAATATTTGAagatttggtttttaaattatttaaagacatttcTAAAAGCCTATAATTGTCTTTATGACAAGTAAGTAATTGAGGTGTCATATTAAAACTttcatttaacaatttttttatgtcaCATAATAAACTTGATGCATTTTTTAAAGTCaagttaaatttcattttattaaatttattttgctcTTCGAGTAATCTAGTTTGAAATTGATCATTATTACTGTCCAGcagtttatt includes:
- the LOC132918008 gene encoding Golgi resident protein GCP60 isoform X2, with protein sequence MCNNTKEEDIVEKWGLPLKELYTLALKFFKEKEGKAIHFTYDDKLKLVAYTRQVSHGKLDESKLPPLGVFDVIGRDRRLAWQALGDMSTENSMVNFVKLVNKECILFKHTVEAYKADLIEQKRITDENMKKEQEELEKQLALMELKQKDEEERCRQENTKQLIQEALNKQTYSQFLTYAQNQFPNNPDEQAVLVRQLQEQHYHQYMQQLQQNYEPGKELEITTNSVTVPEDKIIEHESICNEQCENGHCLSGECSVQTLFPASMWTRKDIDEFKANLLREGGEAVIKVNHGETVTVRVPTAEGGNCVFWEFATDGHDIGFGVYFEWVKPSSSQVSVHVSESEDDDCDDLEDDDDDLLHELEQNGVTIKDIKKSNQMNRPPLSIIIPVYRRDCHKEVYAGSHVYPGEGVYLLKFDNSYSLWRSKTLYYRIYYSQ
- the LOC132918008 gene encoding Golgi resident protein GCP60 isoform X1; protein product: MCNNTKEEDIVEKWGLPLKELYTLALKFFKEKEGKAIHFTYDDKLKLVAYTRQVSHGKLDESKLPPLGVFDVIGRDRRLAWQALGDMSTENSMVNFVKLVNKECILFKHTVEAYKADLIEQKRITDENMKKEQEELEKQLALMELKQKDEEERCRQENTKQLIQEALNKQTYSQFLTYAQNQFPNNPDEQAVLVRQLQEQHYHQYMQQLQQNYEPGKELEITTNSVTVPEDKIIEHESICNEQCENGHCLSGECSVQTLFPASMWTRKDIDEFKANLLREGGEAVIKVNHGETVTVRVPTAEGGNCVFWEFATDGHDIGFGVYFEWVKPSSSQVSVHVSESEDDDCDDLEDDDDGNISQDLLHELEQNGVTIKDIKKSNQMNRPPLSIIIPVYRRDCHKEVYAGSHVYPGEGVYLLKFDNSYSLWRSKTLYYRIYYSQ
- the LOC132917808 gene encoding mRNA export factor GLE1-like, whose protein sequence is MQFNNTFSNMHQKNFSFQNQANGNNISLFDENLKRVYKDLIKVNEYYSSKNDHPIENNSQVMKSEQSNKSSYETIDESLFFYDEFYKIKMNEIEVNRKINVRNVLNKKVDTWEQSKKNVSKIPTTNIDEDSKRSFREGLIIDKNYNNKLLDSNNDQFQTRLLEEQNKFNKMKFNLTLKNASSLLCDIKKLLNESFNMTPQLLTCHKDNYRLLEMSLNNLKTKSSNINEQDILTINQLQLNIQLLNEKLLEFQVKDVSFRTDGHKNEKNDNISTENILKSNENCHQNQILEKNVLETKNNCEKTKNEIQNFSFKKNENSVVKSDEFFTFKFNSNKNMIKDISTNISDFSFRINKDSNPETIMKNCSYNFEDEYKQFLENHLSIQEYLKKIENMYSSFLCDDNLKPLRQELIKSINTPVNSISSISSWHMKDKFEKLDALLKCKTVKTGNSTVTANSHPEALIFCKDTLAKKIINIGEQVVSVKTETGFEVASIVTELWKIHPDFGILLYARFKQKCPCLIPYNAVKTNEETDEEFYKSLCYNYTNGVVEKQDKYVKRMTGIVRLFAAIIVTESKSGKALGIGQAWMLIAATVNLVPQLDVTAILLHEILIITGYELKQAYGRQFIKMLEYINTNYMKKIDEVTPIGCGGPVQRLKTFISKVIQVGYIEKPKGIIPYNFW